A part of Pseudochaenichthys georgianus chromosome 23, fPseGeo1.2, whole genome shotgun sequence genomic DNA contains:
- the LOC117439336 gene encoding amphoterin-induced protein 2-like has translation MRLTASQPLGKTSVRGNRWNRATAALMLSLCLGFPPSVAMCPPYCLCASDIISCSGRNLSVLPSDIPSYATRLDLSHNALTALPVDWTSGPFDRLATLILSRNSISQIEGNAFTVAPYLIHLDISSNQLTVLNSSIFSGLKELKELLLFGNQISQINPGAFSDLYSLQRLYLSGNRLNAFPLGLYWEPGGPRNLTFLDLSNNMLSKVPVQRLLSLPLQGGNYLQENPLVCDCALLALLEYWMWRQYRPLIVFRSQYPCRDDSGPKCNQQVVSDMPVEANTYQVDPGKWLSVPCPGLTSPTQDVFWVTPKTVLKSSTNDTSARLIVSPNGTLEIQEALMEDSGVYVCVAARGRHFGPKESPEVNVVVGNQSTASRSGLTRRKGAEHFNTAFTTLASCVVSIILVLLYLYLTPCRCQENRGGASGGCGGRAFVLCADPREVESGQRRSNGKRVAFLEPQLEDSDVDGLKTTAINLGHVTTEGILKNGSRTVGQTLTDPTQMA, from the coding sequence ATGCGTCTCACTGCCTCACAGCCTTTAGGGAAGACCAGTGTTAGAGGCAACCGCTGGAACCGGGCCACTGCAGCCTTGATGCTCTCCCTGTGTCTTGGCTTTCCTCCCTCTGTGGCCATGTGCCCACCCTACTGCCTTTGTGCCAGTGATATCATTTCCTGCAGCGGGCGCAATCTGTCTGTACTACCCTCTGATATCCCAAGCTATGCAACACGGTTGGACCTGAGCCACAATGCCCTCACTGCCCTGCCTGTGGACTGGACTTCCGGACCGTTTGACCGGCTTGCTACACTGATTCTCAGCCGAAACTCCATCAGCCAAATTGAGGGAAATGCCTTCACGGTGGCGCCGTATCTCATCCACCTGGACATCTCTTCCAACCAACTAACAGTGCTGAACTCGTCCATCTTCTCGGGGTTGAAGGAACTGAAAGAGCTGCTGTTGTTTGGCAACCAGATCTCCCAGATTAATCCCGGGGCCTTCAGTGATCTTTACAGCCTGCAGAGGCTCTACCTCTCCGGGAACAGACTGAACGCTTTCCCCTTGGGGCTTTATTGGGAACCTGGGGGGCCTCGTAATCTGACCTTTCTTGATCTTTCAAACAACATGCTTTCCAAGGTTCCCGTCCAGAGATTGCTGTCTTTACCCCTGCAAGGTGGAAATTATTTACAGGAAAATCCTTTGGTCTGTGACTGTGCTTTACTCGCTTTGCTGGAGTACTGGATGTGGAGACAGTATCGCCCCCTGATAGTCTTCCGCAGTCAATACCCATGTAGAGACGATTCAGGACCTAAATGTAACCAGCAAGTAGTTTCAGATATGCCAGTTGAGGCAAACACGTACCAAGTAGATCCCGGTAAATGGCTAAGTGTGCCATGTCCAGGGTTGACTTCTCCAACTCAGGACGTGTTCTGGGTTACCCCAAAGACTGTGCTGAAATCATCAACCAACGATACCAGTGCTCGTCTAATAGTCTCCCCCAATGGCACCCTTGAAATCCAAGAAGCCCTGATGGAGGATtctggtgtgtatgtgtgcgtggcAGCTCGAGGGCGTCACTTTGGCCCCAAAGAGTCTCCTGAGGTGAATGTTGTAGTTGGAAACCAAAGCACGGCTTCCAGAAGCGGGTTAACGCGCCGTAAAGGGGCCGAGCATTTCAATACTGCATTCACAACCCTGGCTTCCTGCGTGGTCAGCATCATTCTGGTGCTGCTCTACCTCTACCTCACTCCCTGTCGATGCCAGGAAAACCGGGGTGGGGCATCGGGAGGGTGCGGAGGACGAGCATTTGTCCTCTGTGCAGACCCCAGAGAGGTAGAATCAGGACAGCGGCGGTCAAACGGAAAGAGAGTGGCTTTCTTAGAGCCTCAGTTAGAGGACTCTGATGTTGATGGTCTAAAAACAACAGCCATTAATTTGGGTCATGTTACCACTGAGGGAATtctcaagaatggaagtaggACAGTGGGACAGACCCTCACAGACCCTACTCAAATGGCATAG